A genome region from Panicum virgatum strain AP13 chromosome 4K, P.virgatum_v5, whole genome shotgun sequence includes the following:
- the LOC120702260 gene encoding uncharacterized protein LOC120702260 codes for MLRNGKEGAEEAAAAAAGAERFGESGSREDTAQRSTASNAFVLGWPCGCSPPFINGVGGDGQTGVMERLLIPPAPTALSNPPPAPPSSLNLVPDCSGAAAAHASSLRRPEAGLKRRHRLRLHNTPHPPWRRAPAGRCPRLLPLGLRWAGTWSGGRREQKGKVKAGDHGSQVADAARARRGWRWRPSPAAATCSHVRPSTKAASRSWTGSGGAGPAACASWPAATGSSGQDARASGAVLLVADGRPPVGVDGPRMPPAGQRRGAMDTGRRRGGERRCRAGRARLAGTAGSSSTGPAADGERWRRMPPAQPKRRAAAPGQRRMPPARLWAASSGLRAAPASETPVGEEWRPYAPSGSLAFSDCLLGEK; via the exons ATGCTGCGGAACGGAAAGGAGGGTGCTGaagaggctgcggcggcggcggcgggggcggagcgcTTTGGGGAGAGTGGGAGCAGAGAGGACACAGCACAGCGGAGCACAGCGAGCAATGCGTTTGTACTGGGGTGGCCATGTGGCTGCTCGCCTCCATTTATAAACGGCGTGGGAGGTGACGGCCAGACCGGAGTTATGGAG CGATTGCTCATCCCGCCGGCCCCCACCGCCCTCTCCAACCCGCCACCCgcacctccttcctccctcaACCTCGTGCCGGActgcagcggcgccgccgccgcccacgcctcctctCTCCGTCGGCCTGAGGCTGGGCTGAAGCGGCGGCACCGCTTGCGCCTCCACAACACCCCCCACCCTCCGTGGCGCCGGGCTCCAGCGGGGCGCTGCCCGCGCCTCCTTCCCCTCGGCCTGCGCTGGGCTGGAACCtggagcggcgggag gcgcGAGCAGAAGGGCAAAGTGAAAGCGGGTGACCACGGAAGCCAAGTCGCCGACGCTGCAAGAGCAAGAAGGGGATGGCGGTGGCGACcatctcccgccgccgccacatgcTCCCACGTCCGGCCGTCAACCAAGGCGGCCTCGCGCTCCTGGACGGGGAGCGGAGGCGCTGGGCCGGCTGCGTGCGCCTCGTGGCCGGCCGCGACGGGGAGCAGCGGCCAGGACGCAAGGGCTTCCGGCGCGGTGCTGCTGGTAGCggatggccggccgccggtgggGGTGGACGGTCCGCGCATGCCTCCTGCCGGCCAGCGGCGTGGAGCGATGGACACGGGCCGGAGACGTGGCGGGGAGCGCCGCTGTCGAGCAGGCCGCGCGCGCCTGGCCGGCACGGCAGGGAGCAGCAGCACCGGGCCGGCCGCGGACGGCGAGCGCTGGCGACGCATGCCTCCAGCCCAGCCGAAGCGACGAGCAGCGGCGCCAGGCCAACGGCGCATGCCTCCAGCCCGGCTGTGGGCGGCGAGCAGTGGCCTGCGAGCCGCGCCTGCCTCCGAGACGCCCGTGGGCGAGGAGTGGCGACCGTACGCGCCATCTGGTAGCCTAGCCTTCTCGGATTGCTTGCTCGGGGAAAAATAG
- the LOC120704189 gene encoding auxin-responsive protein SAUR71-like, whose amino-acid sequence MKRLLRRLSRVAAADACAAAAYQPLRAAPKAAAAAAAASGARLLGGGARVPEGHVPVCVGEEGGPFERYAVRAELLGRPAFAALLRRAAQEYGYAHPGALRIPCAVADFHDLLLQLAYPSADHADDEAAVCYY is encoded by the coding sequence ATGAAGcgcctgctccggaggctctcCCGCGTGGCCGCGGCcgacgcctgcgccgccgccgcgtaccAGCCGCTCCGCGCGGcgcccaaggccgccgccgccgccgcagcggcctCCGGCGCGCGgctcctgggcggcggcgcgcgcgtgccGGAGGGCCACGTGCCGGTCTGCGTCGGCGAGGAGGGCGGGCCCTTCGAGCGCTACGCCGTGCGCGCTGAGCTCCTGGGCCGGCCCGCCTTCgccgcgctcctccgccgcgccgcgcaggaGTACGGCTACGCCCACCCCGGCGCGCTCCGCATCCCCTGCGCCGTCGCCGACTTCCacgacctcctcctccagctcgccTACCCCTCCGCCGACCACGccgacgacgaggcggcggtcTGCTACTactag